The nucleotide window TTTGCATAACCGGCAAGTTGGAGATCTTCTTTAAAACGTTTGATTAAATTGCTCATGGTATCTTCCTTTTTTCTTTAACCTTGTCGGGTGAAGATACCGACCTGCAAGCCGGTAACAAGATACCATGAGCAATGGAATTGAACAATGATGATACGGCTTAATCTGCCGCGTAGCGGCTTACTTGAACAAGATGGGTTAAGCGTAGGCAGAGAATTTTGTAGGCCGTAGTGGTGGTCGCGCACCCTGAAGTGCTGGTACAGCTTCGAAATGGTAATTACGGATGCCGAGGGTTTTAACGTACACCGAAGGCAACACAGAAGCATTCGTTTAATGGCAAGAATGTGGAGGTCCGCCGGAGTCCACAGGCCGTGGCATGCAAAAAGAGATACGCTTTAGAACTCGGGAAGCCCCAAAGGTTCCAGGAGATTATGGCACATTATACCAGTGAAATGTTGGAAAATAATTTCTGGTGGGAGGAAAGTCGGGATGCCGACGGACCTCTACACGCCGATGGGGTGTCTTATCAGGCATACTACTCAGAGGTGGGGAAAGCCCACTACACGGGGAAGGACCTGACGGAAGTATGTAGCCCGCAAAGGAAACTCGTACCGGACAATGTAGGGCTGGAACAATGCGAGCAAACCTCACTACGGGGAATAGCAATTAAAGCAAAAGCAGATGGAAAACACCGTTTTCAAGACCTGTACCGATGTCTGAATGCCCCATTTTTACACACCTGTTGGAAGGACTTGAACAAGAAGGCCGCCAGTGGCCCCCTGTGTCAGGATAGATGTCGCCTCAATTAAAAATTAAATTTGGGGCATTGAGGTGATAAATATAGGATATTCTATTCAATTAAAAGAAGCTGTGTTAAAAAAGGTGTTACAGGGAAACAAACCCCACCATGAAATTGCAAAAGAATTAGGTGTTGGCCGGTCTACAATCGGTAAATGGTTAAGAGAATACAAACAAAACGGAAGCATAAAATTGAAATCAAAAGAAAAACGCCCCAAAGACTGGACAGCCGAAGAACGTATTTCAGCAATAATTAAAATAGGTTCCATGACTGCTGACGAACGCACTGCCTGGTGCCTCAAAAATGGTATTTTTATACATAATTTGGACCAGTGGAAAAAAGATGCCATATCAGCAATAATCCCGAAGGCGAATAAAGAACAAATTGAAGAACACAAAAATCTTAAAAAAGAAATCGTTGCTCTAAAAAAAGACCTGTCCCGTAAAGACAAAGCTCTGGCAGAAACAGCAGCCTTGCTGGTTCTTAAAAAAAAGCCCAGGAAATCTGGGTGGAGTCAGAGGACGATTGATCAGTCAAGAAGACAAAAAAACTGTGCTGAAATTGATTTCAGAGGCCTGTAAATCAGGGGCACGAAAAAGCAAGGCAGCCCAATTATTGGGACTGACCATTCGAACCCTTCAGCGGTGGAGTAAAAATGGCCTATTGGACAGCCGAAAAGGCTCCCGAGCCGACCCTGGTAACAAATTGTCTGATGATGAAAAGACCCGGATAGCCAATGTATTAGAGTCGCCTGAATTTGCTGAGTCCAATCCAAATCAGATCGTACCAATACTTGCTTACCAGGGAATTTATCTGGGTTCTGAATCAACCATGTACAGAATTCTTAGCCCATCTTTTCGACCTAATGTTAAAATCTACTATAATTACAGCTTGTTATATTTTTAATTTGTTCGTTATGGCACTACTTTTATTGATTACTCTTTTAACCGTTTCTCCCGGATGAAAACTGATCCCCAAGGCAGAATAAATTTCCTGTTGCCTTGGTTCGGGGCGGCTACTCTTTCTAACATGCACGATATCATCATTTTTACAGCGCATTGAAACGGTGGTTCTATTTTGGCCTGCCAGCTGTTCTCTCAATCCAGACCAACCAGTGTCAATATCGACCTTTTTAAGCCGGTATCGGATACAATGAACCAAATGATAGGCCAAGACGCTTATAAAAAGATGACCTGTTATACGTTCTGTCACCTGATGAAAAACAGGCCTCATTCCCAGTTCAGATTTTAATGAACGAAAAACAGATTCCAGGTCCGTCAACATTGTATAGGTTCGCCAAAGCGTATTTTCATCCAGATCCTTGTGACTCGTTCTAAGGCAATATACTCCGGGAAATCCATCCTTTGTATCTGGCTCGGCTTTGCGGGTCCAACTGAGTTTTACTGCATTACCACTTTTGTCGTCTTTGGAAATATCTATTTTATAGAGCTTGGAAGCTTTGGAATATTTTTGCTTCAACCGACCTGTTTTTTCCAAAACTTTATCGTATTTCTTCAGCCGGTCCTTGATATGCAGCCCAGCCTCAAGGTGTTTGAGGGCCTCTTCAAATCGTTCGGTAAAACGATTATTTATAGCCAGCTCCTTTTTTGCTCGCTGTGTTGAGTGACAATACAGCAGCACTTCATTTTTTTCTGAATCAATTACCTTTTGCGCTTTTACGGTGTATCCATGGTCTTGCTTGACCACAACAGCCTCGTCTTCATCGAACTGCCGATGGCGCTTACGGCTGACAACAATATATGGATATTTATTCTCCTTGAGCCACTCAATATTGTCATCGGAGGCAATTCCGGCATCCATCACAATCGTTGCTTTTTTCGGCTCAAATATATTTGGATTTCGGCCTTTTCTTTCCAGCCCTTTGATCATTTTTTTTAAAGTTGACGACTCGCTTACATTACCCTCAAATACTTGGCTTGATTTTGGGAAACCGCTGCTATCAAGCATTAAAGCCAACGTCACCAGAGGGCAATCCGTCCTTTTTTCTTTGGAACGACCATATTTATCACCTCAATGCCCCAAATTTAATTTTTAATTGAGGCGACATCTATCCTGACACAGGGGGGTATTGGCACACGCTGATTTTATATCGAGTACCTTTTTAGTTGGGTGTGTCCCACCTTTTACATATCTATATAGAGGTTTTTTCCATAATGTTTTGTTCTGTACCTGAATTTATGAACTCAGTAACATCAGCCGACAAATATTTTATTGCCTGATAAATTTTTTATATGTAACACTACCCCCGAAAAAGGGAATAACGCTCCATCGGTTTATGGTTTTACTCCAAAAACACTTTGATTGATTTCCAAGTTTGAATTATCCAATCGATAAAGTATTTTCCGTCAAGTTAATAATTCAAGCACAGAAGGTAATTTCTTAAATTATCAGTAATGGCCAGCTTATTTAAATAAGTTTTATATACGTAGTTCCCTTGGCAGGGACTAACAGTTCGTTGTGCAAAAAACCGACCAGTCATGTTATATTCGCGCTCTAAGGCTTCACTTTAACATCCGACTTTTTTTACTGAATCAATAATCTCTTTATCTGCTGTACTCCTTTAAACAATATCTGCATAAAGCCCTTTGCTAAGTCAATTAACCTTCACAAGGCACGAGTTTCATTCCTAATCCATCCGCCTTTTTGGCCAAATTTTTCAACATTCTTTGCTTATTGGGCTTGCTTAAATACTCTTCTCCAAGGTCTTTATACCTGTCGCCATTTTTGATGATGCTGTAAATGGCTTTTGCCATCCTATGGGCTATGGCAACAATTGCTTTTCTGGCACCCCGTCTGGACTTCAGTTTATAATATTTGGCCTTGTAGTATGATCCCTTTTTCTTAATCGCTGCCCATGCAGCCTGGACTAAAATCGTTTTAAATGGATGATTTCGAACCGCGTTTCGGCCACTTTTCCTTTTACCTGCGCTTTCATTGTTTCCAGGGCACAATCCCGCCCATGAAACAAAGGCTGACATGGTTTTGAATTCAGCCAGTGTAATCCCGACTTCTCCAATAATGGATTGTGCTGATTTTTTATCGATTCCGGGAACTTCATCTAATCTTTCCAGCAAATCATTGTGGTCTCGTGTCAGCAATTCCAGCCTGGCATTAATTTGGTCAATCTGCCGTTGAAACATATTAATGGCCTCCATCATGCCAATCAGTTGAAATTGATGGTGATCTTTAAAATACCCATGGAGGCTTCTATACAATTCAGGAATCTTCTTTTTAAGGCTTCCTTTTGTGCATTCCTGAACCTTTTCCAGAGTCAGTTCATCGTTTTTACATAACAACTCAATGAGATTCAGGCCGGTAAGGCCAAATAGATCAGAAACGATTGAATCAATTTTAATATTTGCCGTAATAAACAACTTATGAACACGTCGCTTATAATCCGCGAGAGATTCGGTATATGTCTTTCTTAATCGGGATAATTCACGCCATTCCCGGACATGTTCAGGAGGAATAAAACTACCTTTTACCAATCCGTGACGAAGAAGCCCGGCAAGCCATTTACTGTCACAAATGTCTGTTTTCCTGCCAGGGACATTTTTAATATGCCTGGCATTCACCAAAACAACCTCCATCGTATCTTCAATGGTATTATAAACCGGATGCCAATATACTCCGGTACTTTCCATTGCCACGATAGGACAGTTATTTTCAATTAACCAGGTTTTCATTTTCTGAAGATCTTGAGTAAATGATGAATACTCTTGTATCTCGTGTTGTTCTTTTCCATTATCATCTACAGTGATTAAACAAACCGAAATTTTATCTTTATGAACATCTAAACCGCAACAAATTGGGTGAACAATTTGGATTAATGTGCTATTTGATCTCTTGGTCATGGCTCTCCTCTTTCTAATTTCTTGGTCGAAAAAAAAATTGGATAGTTATGACCATTTTTCAAATTTTGCAAGTGTTTCATGCTTCGTTGTGTCCTCTAGGACATGGGTGTTATATAGTGTTTTCGTGTTGCCGCCGACCTTATGCCGTCATGATTTTTTTCCAGACGTCTGAGAAGCCTCATACCCGATTCCGAATTTGAGGCGCGCCGATATTTGGCCAACCCTCTTTTCTTCAGGTACTGCATGGCAGCATCCCAGTGATCAGAAAAAAACTTTGTTATCTTACCCAGATAACTGTTTTC belongs to Desulfobacula toluolica Tol2 and includes:
- a CDS encoding transposase, whose protein sequence is MINIGYSIQLKEAVLKKVLQGNKPHHEIAKELGVGRSTIGKWLREYKQNGSIKLKSKEKRPKDWTAEERISAIIKIGSMTADERTAWCLKNGIFIHNLDQWKKDAISAIIPKANKEQIEEHKNLKKEIVALKKDLSRKDKALAETAALLVLKKKPRKSGWSQRTIDQSRRQKNCAEIDFRGL
- a CDS encoding COG3415 family protein — translated: MLKLISEACKSGARKSKAAQLLGLTIRTLQRWSKNGLLDSRKGSRADPGNKLSDDEKTRIANVLESPEFAESNPNQIVPILAYQGIYLGSESTMYRILSPSFRPNVKIYYNYSLLYF
- a CDS encoding IS110 family RNA-guided transposase, with translation MTKRSNSTLIQIVHPICCGLDVHKDKISVCLITVDDNGKEQHEIQEYSSFTQDLQKMKTWLIENNCPIVAMESTGVYWHPVYNTIEDTMEVVLVNARHIKNVPGRKTDICDSKWLAGLLRHGLVKGSFIPPEHVREWRELSRLRKTYTESLADYKRRVHKLFITANIKIDSIVSDLFGLTGLNLIELLCKNDELTLEKVQECTKGSLKKKIPELYRSLHGYFKDHHQFQLIGMMEAINMFQRQIDQINARLELLTRDHNDLLERLDEVPGIDKKSAQSIIGEVGITLAEFKTMSAFVSWAGLCPGNNESAGKRKSGRNAVRNHPFKTILVQAAWAAIKKKGSYYKAKYYKLKSRRGARKAIVAIAHRMAKAIYSIIKNGDRYKDLGEEYLSKPNKQRMLKNLAKKADGLGMKLVPCEG